One genomic segment of Bacteroidales bacterium includes these proteins:
- the lptB gene encoding LPS export ABC transporter ATP-binding protein has protein sequence MILRTEKIVKKYRQRIVVNDVSVEVKQGEIVGLLGPNGAGKTTSFYIIVGLIKPFSGKVFLDNDEITEEPMYKRAQRGIGYLAQEASVFRKLSVEDNIRAVLEFTKMSKQEQKEKLESLLEEFGLNTVRKSMGIQLSGGERRRTEIARSLAVSPNFILLDEPFAGVDPIAVEDIQEIVTHLKDKNIGVLITDHNVHETLSITDRSYLLLEGKVLKSGTSQELADDEQVRKVYLGEKFELRR, from the coding sequence ATGATTCTCAGAACTGAAAAAATCGTCAAGAAATACAGGCAGCGAATAGTTGTCAATGATGTTTCTGTTGAAGTAAAGCAGGGGGAAATTGTTGGCTTGCTTGGGCCGAACGGTGCGGGCAAGACTACTTCTTTTTACATCATCGTTGGATTGATCAAACCATTCTCCGGTAAGGTATTCCTTGATAACGACGAGATAACTGAAGAACCGATGTATAAGAGGGCGCAGAGGGGGATTGGTTACCTGGCGCAGGAAGCATCCGTATTCAGAAAACTGAGTGTGGAGGATAACATCAGGGCTGTATTGGAATTCACCAAAATGTCGAAACAGGAGCAAAAGGAGAAACTCGAATCCTTACTTGAGGAGTTTGGCCTGAACACTGTTCGCAAAAGCATGGGCATTCAATTATCGGGAGGCGAACGGCGGAGAACTGAAATCGCCCGGTCGCTTGCGGTAAGCCCCAACTTTATCCTTTTAGACGAACCTTTTGCAGGCGTAGATCCCATTGCAGTAGAAGACATACAGGAAATCGTTACCCATCTGAAAGATAAAAATATCGGTGTATTGATCACCGATCATAATGTCCACGAAACATTATCAATCACTGATCGTTCCTATCTTCTTCTTGAAGGAAAAGTTCTAAAATCAGGCACTTCGCAAGAGCTCGCAGACGATGAGCAGGTCAGGAAAGTTTACCTTGGAGAAAAGTTTGAATTGAGGAGATAA